A single genomic interval of Drosophila virilis strain 15010-1051.87 chromosome 2, Dvir_AGI_RSII-ME, whole genome shotgun sequence harbors:
- the LOC26530382 gene encoding uncharacterized protein, translating to MLRDIFLYIVLIALFCFIFMAQLIVNVYAFQRQPTPAQRAERNEIIFV from the coding sequence ATGTTGCGAGATATCTTTCTGTATATTGTTCTAATCGctttattttgctttattttcatGGCGCAGTTAATCGTTAACGTTTACGCATTCCAGCGCCAGCCAACGCCCGCCCAGAGGGCCGAGCgcaatgaaattatatttgtCTAG